The genomic region GGGCGAGGTCACGCCCGACGCGGCGCGACGGCTGCTGATCGCCGCGGTGGAGGCCTTCGCCGAGCGCGGGTACCACGCCACGACGACCCGGGACATCGCGGGTCGCGCCGGGATGAGCCCGGCCGCGCTCTACATCCACTACAAGACCAAGGAAGAGCTGCTGCACCGCATCAGCAGGATCGGGCACGAGAAGGCCCTGGAGATCCTGCGGACGGCGGCCCGGCGGGAGGGCACCGCACGCGAGCGCCTGGCCGGCGCGGTCAGCTCCTTCGTACGGTGGCACGCCGGTGGACGCACCACCGCCCGGGTCGTCCAGTACGAGCTGGACTCGCTCGGTCCGGACGCCCGCGCCGAGATCCTCGCGCTGCGGCGGCAGTGCGACGCCGAGGTGCGGGGAATCATCGAGGACGGCGTGGCGGCCGGTGAGTTCGACGTGCTGGACGTGAAGGGCACGACCCTGGCCGTGCTCTCGCTGTGCATCGACGTGGCCCGTTGGTTCAACGTGGACGGGCCGTGGACGCCGGACGAGGTCGGCGCGCTGTACGCCGACCTCGTGCTGCGG from Streptomyces chartreusis NRRL 3882 harbors:
- a CDS encoding TetR/AcrR family transcriptional regulator, which translates into the protein MSTAEETAGGEAQAWGEVTPDAARRLLIAAVEAFAERGYHATTTRDIAGRAGMSPAALYIHYKTKEELLHRISRIGHEKALEILRTAARREGTARERLAGAVSSFVRWHAGGRTTARVVQYELDSLGPDARAEILALRRQCDAEVRGIIEDGVAAGEFDVLDVKGTTLAVLSLCIDVARWFNVDGPWTPDEVGALYADLVLRMVGDGEAPRGQR